Proteins encoded together in one Candidatus Methylomirabilota bacterium window:
- a CDS encoding branched-chain amino acid ABC transporter permease, translating into MSPIILLEHLANGLVVGAYYTTLALGLSLIFGLGGVINLAHGAFYALGAYLALEAQRLAGFGGALLISPLLVGLVGMAIETTFLRRLYREDPLLGLLFTFGLAMVGEQAVRIVWGASGHPFQIPAALRGFVTVGDFVYSRYRLVVIGITALAIGGLWLALEKTPWGIVVRAGTRDPEMVRALGLSLRPFMTAVFGVGVALAGLAGVLSAPLAGIYPAMGNEIGTAAFVVVVIGGLGSFWGPVVAGLLVGLIRALTVLFWPPAAEASMYALMAFVLLVRPRGLMGEHWAQFGAE; encoded by the coding sequence ATCTCGCCCATCATCCTGCTCGAGCACCTCGCCAACGGCCTGGTGGTCGGCGCCTATTACACGACCCTGGCCCTCGGGCTCTCGCTGATCTTCGGGCTCGGGGGCGTGATCAACCTCGCTCACGGCGCGTTCTACGCCCTCGGCGCCTACCTCGCCCTCGAGGCTCAGCGGCTGGCCGGCTTCGGCGGCGCGCTCCTGATCTCGCCGCTCCTGGTGGGGCTCGTCGGGATGGCGATCGAGACGACGTTCCTCCGCCGGCTCTACCGGGAAGACCCGCTCCTGGGGCTCCTCTTCACCTTCGGGCTGGCGATGGTGGGGGAGCAGGCCGTCCGGATCGTCTGGGGCGCCTCGGGGCACCCTTTCCAGATTCCGGCCGCCCTTCGCGGGTTCGTGACGGTCGGCGACTTCGTCTACTCCCGCTACCGGCTCGTCGTGATCGGGATCACCGCGCTGGCCATCGGGGGTCTCTGGCTCGCCCTCGAGAAGACGCCGTGGGGCATCGTGGTCCGGGCCGGGACGCGCGACCCCGAGATGGTCCGCGCCCTCGGTCTGAGCCTCCGCCCCTTCATGACGGCCGTGTTCGGGGTCGGGGTCGCCCTGGCCGGCCTCGCCGGCGTCCTGTCGGCGCCGCTGGCCGGGATCTACCCGGCGATGGGGAACGAGATCGGGACCGCCGCCTTCGTGGTCGTGGTGATCGGCGGGCTGGGGAGCTTCTGGGGACCGGTCGTCGCCGGCCTCCTGGTCGGGCTGATCCGGGCGCTCACGGTCCTGTTCTGGCCGCCGGCCGCCGAGGCGTCGATGTACGCGCTGATGGCCTTCGTGCTCCTGGTGCGCCCGCGGGGGCTGATGGGAGAACACTGGGCGCAGTTCGGCGCCGAGTGA